A region from the Cellvibrio sp. PSBB006 genome encodes:
- a CDS encoding SIR2 family protein — translation MNKLKQILAQEDTVIFIGSGISSWSGLPSWSGLIEKLAAFLDEAGFTADLVRAEAARGDLLQAASYGFDKLTKHQIGEFIRSACRLGVAEPHEIHKKIVSFGARCYVTTNYDNLLEEALRQWKPDSFFRSPITNRHLTETAEIVHARAIDFVFKPHGDAADSESIILTREQYRELLPQGERHSALDSLKMLLASRPVVYLGFGLRDPDFIYLRDILSNTYKGGIRDHYAIMADVTDSECDYWRRIYGIHLNSYRTKKLPDGTIDHSALLVFLNSLLDSTPAVRPVNLAETGDEQECTPNIILSLARYAAGLEHTSKADPEFPIRVRLERTNHKAGGAYIQLDKFDSYPIEKFLDEGPAQALLIGLPGAGKTYSLRQAASRFAGRLSAICLSDSFKNKDIVVPIYIDLKLYRGNLIELVSQSLPNSLPLEEITRRFQLKIFLDSFNEIPREYWESGAYEADFTTFAATAKRASIIIGSRTDDGLSKLDFPSYCLDQIDEDVVADELQRLGIEIGGGRFEHEVRLILQRPFYFRFITSGAISLPKEAHPRDFYQSFFSNLHKSFLIRFGKEIQLEEILSIMAYDAINRGEEAYPLPDLLRIMRVQIEAAGIIGIESKDIANWLVSSSVLIPYIGGRIAFVHQSITEYLAAKELARRYKETPQILKEKLKLTRWDQALFFTLSLLPDRYAEAFFQDVIKTDIVLALVAVKYIEVDRDNYVSKLLARIPDYIKDLDPFENRVEWTLSYSLPLSETHESQLRELMALGNTIGGAAAMRLSEIKGSEVKDELLLAMLEARDDYNYCCNGISGAIKPFAELEDIKKVADLSDLISDEVTSDSDESAAQGFISGAAIFLGDLEISDIKLGLLPSNDSDPLTEIRARILCNILWDNRSTAALELAGDLLLRGVNEAATSIHFIGGLSKPDESLSWESFSDAHIHRLISMLDHKEEDSWWFRALQCICKNRPDLAKTTNSLASKLSGLANVLLRYCAEPSEINLVLDELEKIAVMDYAQRNKQPLYLLNQIDIKWVGREDLFIKILRGRDSKLALSILKNTSDDRDFQQGQLDFGPIEWWLDWIIDEDDYWFNYFMSRLLALCLSKEEFISLIAEFNKAESKYRAVITNIILYRNNEITTDDFSMDAISFLLTDLGRMEISDSWRGHLLGQTATEQFVYERLFPLLPEAKAPLLTNLKNVIRQAGSRHGRRYEF, via the coding sequence TTGAATAAACTAAAGCAAATTCTTGCACAAGAAGATACAGTTATTTTCATTGGATCGGGAATATCATCATGGTCAGGTCTCCCCTCATGGTCTGGTTTGATAGAAAAACTGGCCGCATTTCTAGATGAAGCAGGATTTACTGCTGATTTGGTTCGTGCAGAGGCAGCACGCGGGGATTTATTACAGGCGGCGAGTTACGGTTTCGACAAACTGACGAAACATCAAATTGGCGAATTTATTCGTTCAGCTTGTCGCTTGGGTGTTGCAGAACCACATGAAATTCATAAGAAAATCGTTTCTTTCGGTGCACGATGTTATGTCACAACCAACTACGATAATCTTCTTGAGGAAGCTCTTCGGCAGTGGAAGCCAGATAGTTTTTTCCGTTCACCAATTACGAATCGCCACCTCACGGAAACTGCTGAGATAGTACATGCTCGCGCCATCGATTTCGTATTTAAACCTCATGGCGATGCTGCAGACAGCGAAAGCATTATCTTAACGAGGGAGCAGTATCGTGAGTTACTTCCTCAGGGCGAACGGCATAGCGCGTTAGATTCGCTGAAGATGCTTTTAGCGAGCAGACCTGTCGTGTATCTTGGGTTTGGGTTGAGAGACCCTGATTTCATCTATTTGCGTGATATTCTATCTAACACATACAAGGGAGGCATTCGAGACCATTATGCAATCATGGCGGATGTTACAGATTCCGAATGTGACTACTGGCGAAGAATATATGGCATTCATCTAAATAGCTATCGAACAAAAAAACTACCCGATGGAACCATTGATCACTCCGCACTTCTTGTTTTTCTTAATTCGCTTCTCGATAGTACACCCGCCGTACGGCCAGTAAATCTGGCGGAAACTGGCGATGAACAAGAATGTACACCTAACATAATTCTATCTTTAGCTCGATATGCGGCGGGATTAGAACATACGTCCAAGGCAGATCCTGAGTTTCCTATTCGGGTGCGTCTAGAGCGTACCAATCATAAGGCTGGTGGTGCTTACATTCAGCTAGACAAATTCGACAGCTATCCAATTGAAAAATTTTTGGATGAAGGTCCTGCACAAGCACTTTTGATTGGACTTCCTGGCGCTGGGAAAACATACTCACTTCGCCAGGCTGCATCTCGTTTTGCGGGTAGGTTGAGTGCAATATGCCTTTCAGATTCTTTCAAAAATAAAGATATCGTTGTTCCAATTTATATTGATCTAAAATTATATCGAGGAAACCTAATCGAGTTAGTAAGTCAATCTTTGCCAAATAGCTTGCCATTGGAGGAAATAACTCGCCGATTTCAATTAAAGATTTTTTTAGATTCCTTCAATGAGATTCCGAGAGAGTACTGGGAGAGCGGTGCCTATGAAGCAGATTTTACTACCTTCGCGGCGACGGCTAAACGAGCATCTATAATCATTGGCTCTCGAACAGATGACGGGCTCAGTAAGTTGGATTTCCCTTCTTATTGTCTCGACCAGATTGATGAGGATGTGGTTGCTGATGAGCTGCAGCGTCTTGGAATTGAAATCGGTGGAGGCCGTTTTGAACATGAGGTTAGGTTAATTTTGCAGAGGCCCTTCTATTTTAGGTTCATTACAAGCGGAGCTATAAGCTTGCCTAAAGAAGCTCATCCACGAGATTTCTATCAATCATTCTTTAGTAATCTTCATAAATCATTTCTTATTCGCTTTGGCAAAGAAATTCAACTCGAAGAAATTCTATCAATCATGGCTTATGATGCGATTAATAGGGGTGAAGAAGCTTATCCCTTGCCAGACCTTCTTCGAATTATGCGTGTACAGATTGAAGCTGCAGGTATTATAGGTATTGAGAGCAAAGATATCGCCAATTGGCTTGTTTCAAGCTCGGTCTTGATCCCATATATTGGTGGTCGCATTGCATTCGTTCATCAATCGATCACTGAATATCTTGCAGCGAAAGAGCTCGCTCGTCGATATAAAGAAACCCCCCAGATTTTAAAGGAAAAACTTAAACTAACTAGATGGGATCAAGCTCTATTTTTCACTCTTAGTCTTCTTCCTGATCGCTATGCGGAAGCGTTTTTTCAAGATGTAATAAAGACAGATATTGTCCTGGCTCTGGTAGCCGTTAAATATATTGAAGTTGATCGGGATAATTATGTTTCAAAACTTCTCGCAAGAATTCCCGATTACATTAAAGATCTTGATCCCTTTGAAAATAGAGTCGAATGGACTTTATCTTATAGCTTACCACTCTCTGAAACCCACGAATCGCAGCTACGAGAGTTGATGGCGTTGGGCAACACAATTGGAGGCGCTGCAGCTATGAGGCTGAGCGAGATAAAAGGTTCGGAAGTTAAAGATGAGTTACTGTTAGCTATGCTTGAGGCAAGAGATGATTACAATTATTGTTGCAATGGTATTTCAGGTGCGATTAAGCCATTTGCCGAGCTGGAAGATATCAAGAAGGTGGCCGACTTGTCAGATTTAATATCCGATGAGGTGACATCTGATTCTGATGAAAGCGCTGCCCAGGGATTTATAAGCGGTGCCGCAATTTTTCTCGGAGATCTGGAAATATCTGATATTAAGCTTGGCTTACTTCCTAGCAATGATTCAGATCCTCTGACTGAGATTCGTGCACGAATTTTATGCAATATTCTTTGGGATAATCGTTCTACCGCAGCTTTAGAGTTGGCGGGAGATCTACTATTACGGGGTGTCAACGAAGCAGCGACATCAATCCACTTTATAGGTGGGCTATCAAAACCAGATGAGAGTCTGTCTTGGGAGTCATTCAGCGACGCTCACATACATCGCCTTATATCGATGCTCGATCATAAAGAAGAGGACTCTTGGTGGTTCAGGGCGCTCCAATGCATTTGTAAAAATCGGCCTGATTTAGCGAAAACCACAAATTCGTTGGCGTCTAAGCTGTCTGGCTTGGCTAATGTGCTTTTGCGGTATTGCGCTGAACCCTCAGAAATTAATTTGGTTCTAGATGAGCTAGAAAAAATCGCAGTTATGGATTATGCCCAAAGAAACAAGCAGCCATTGTATCTACTCAATCAAATTGATATTAAATGGGTAGGACGTGAAGATCTTTTTATTAAAATATTAAGGGGGCGTGATTCGAAACTAGCTCTTTCTATTCTAAAAAATACTAGTGATGATCGCGACTTTCAGCAGGGCCAATTAGATTTTGGCCCAATTGAGTGGTGGCTGGACTGGATAATTGATGAGGACGACTACTGGTTTAATTATTTTATGTCTCGGCTTCTTGCGCTATGTTTAAGCAAAGAGGAGTTCATTTCCCTAATAGCGGAGTTTAATAAGGCTGAATCGAAATATAGAGCTGTCATCACCAATATAATACTTTATCGAAACAATGAAATTACAACGGATGACTT
- a CDS encoding type II toxin-antitoxin system HipA family toxin, which translates to MLDDTDGLNVWSGLQLVGYLWRNAQGLMGFRYDDEWLEAPERFAVSHALPLQAGEFAPESGLAHRFFANLLPEGGARDQVVRDLKIANTDFDLLRAIGGECAGALSVLRAEYSPVVQHDYYKLSEEELTRLVTRKGQPYTWTDHERPRLSLAGAQDKCPLLVKDDQYWLPKKESPSSHILKFELADYRNLPAYETFTTLLARAIGLPVVDIHLQSIADTHFALIKRYDRLIDNQRQIVRSHQEDFCQALGFGHERKYQEDGGPSFADCYQLVQEVSSDPANDLQHLLHWQIFNVLAGNSDGHAKNLSLLYMPQKEIRLAPFYDLICTRAIERIDYHLALAVGDERNPGVITTADWADLAQRCGLRPRFLQERVRTLATALLQQLQPVKEQFEALYGAYPALQRVEQVVTKQCRRALAF; encoded by the coding sequence ATGCTTGATGACACTGATGGCCTTAATGTCTGGAGTGGCTTACAGCTGGTAGGTTATTTGTGGCGTAACGCCCAAGGACTAATGGGGTTTCGCTATGACGATGAGTGGCTGGAGGCACCAGAGCGGTTTGCTGTTTCCCACGCATTACCCCTGCAAGCGGGCGAGTTTGCGCCGGAGTCCGGCCTTGCGCACCGCTTTTTTGCCAACTTGTTGCCTGAAGGCGGAGCACGGGATCAGGTGGTACGCGATTTAAAAATCGCCAATACTGATTTTGACTTGCTGCGTGCTATCGGGGGTGAGTGCGCGGGGGCACTGTCGGTGCTTCGAGCCGAATATTCCCCTGTGGTACAACATGATTACTACAAGCTATCAGAGGAAGAGCTGACACGTTTGGTGACTCGCAAGGGACAACCCTATACCTGGACAGACCATGAGCGCCCCCGGCTTTCACTGGCGGGCGCCCAGGATAAATGCCCTCTGTTGGTTAAAGATGATCAATATTGGCTACCCAAGAAAGAGTCACCCTCAAGCCATATCCTTAAATTTGAGCTCGCCGATTACCGCAATCTGCCCGCCTATGAAACCTTTACTACTCTGCTGGCTCGTGCCATTGGTTTGCCTGTGGTGGACATTCACTTGCAGTCGATTGCCGATACGCACTTTGCTCTTATCAAACGCTATGACCGGCTGATCGATAATCAGAGACAGATAGTGCGGTCACACCAGGAAGATTTTTGCCAGGCATTAGGATTTGGACACGAACGAAAATATCAGGAAGATGGCGGCCCTTCTTTTGCCGATTGCTACCAGTTGGTACAAGAGGTATCCAGTGATCCGGCAAACGATTTGCAACATTTATTGCATTGGCAAATTTTTAACGTACTGGCAGGAAATTCCGATGGACACGCAAAAAACCTGTCATTACTTTATATGCCGCAAAAAGAAATCCGGTTAGCGCCCTTTTACGATTTGATTTGTACCCGAGCTATTGAGCGAATTGATTATCACCTCGCGCTTGCCGTGGGTGATGAGCGTAATCCCGGCGTTATCACCACTGCAGATTGGGCTGACCTGGCGCAGCGCTGCGGCTTGCGCCCGCGCTTCCTTCAAGAAAGGGTACGCACGTTAGCAACCGCGTTGTTGCAACAATTACAGCCCGTGAAGGAACAATTTGAAGCTCTCTATGGAGCTTATCCTGCCTTGCAACGGGTAGAGCAGGTAGTTACCAAGCAATGCCGCCGCGCATTGGCTTTTTAA
- a CDS encoding helix-turn-helix domain-containing protein, translating into MKEQTEYGVIRSAEELGKLARAHRKQRKLTLETISGLGNVSTRFLSEFERGKETAELGKVLKALRTLGLEVIIQPRGVASHASPLKQKEDKNA; encoded by the coding sequence ATGAAAGAACAAACGGAATACGGTGTCATTCGGTCTGCCGAAGAATTGGGCAAACTGGCACGTGCGCACAGGAAACAACGCAAGCTGACCCTGGAAACTATCTCAGGGCTGGGCAATGTGAGTACTCGTTTCTTATCCGAGTTTGAACGAGGCAAGGAAACTGCCGAGTTGGGCAAGGTATTGAAAGCCCTGCGCACCTTGGGGTTAGAGGTGATTATACAGCCGCGTGGTGTTGCATCACACGCGTCGCCATTAAAGCAAAAGGAGGACAAGAATGCTTGA
- a CDS encoding GGDEF domain-containing protein — translation MKKLNTLNLVLLLAIIASVGAIGLQKYLPKKSIVVVPSTQHYDTFYYLAAPEGSKTRFEFLDQSKHQWRCISEELEGWLVCSFSMVFVKDVSKGWDLSSYSTIDIKLNYTDPARKMRVVLRHYDERFTTADDSNSTKFQFVILRQEDFNKEVSISLNEFTVAEWWIEQFDLPRHLARPDVSNVMFIGIEFVEGLPPGNHDVTLESLSFSGDLISPEHWYLGILMLWILAGLLVVAVRMVRLKQEGQEAKQRINELAVSNSRLQTEKSRFQTLSNLDALTGIYNRYAIDKSIAQLLADPRKNSIALIIIDIDHFKRINDRRGHDVGDNILKQFTLIVSSNIRSDDIFGRWGGEEFILICPKTNIDNAFYLAEKIRKIVSDTMFEEEKPVTITASFGVGTIQQDEDFASAFKRVDAALYKAKSIGRNCTIIAETEQP, via the coding sequence ATGAAAAAACTCAACACCCTCAACCTGGTGCTGTTGTTGGCGATTATTGCGTCTGTGGGTGCGATAGGGCTGCAAAAGTATCTCCCCAAGAAGTCAATTGTTGTCGTGCCCAGTACGCAGCATTACGACACCTTCTATTACCTTGCGGCGCCGGAAGGCAGTAAGACGCGCTTTGAGTTTCTCGACCAGAGTAAGCACCAGTGGCGCTGTATCAGTGAGGAATTGGAAGGCTGGCTGGTGTGCAGTTTTTCGATGGTCTTTGTTAAAGATGTCTCTAAAGGTTGGGATTTATCCAGCTATTCCACCATTGATATCAAGCTGAATTACACCGATCCCGCCCGCAAGATGCGCGTGGTGTTGCGGCATTACGATGAGCGCTTCACGACGGCGGATGACAGCAATAGCACCAAATTCCAGTTTGTGATCCTGCGGCAAGAGGATTTCAACAAAGAAGTCAGTATCAGCCTGAACGAGTTTACCGTAGCCGAATGGTGGATTGAGCAGTTCGATCTGCCCCGTCATCTGGCGCGGCCGGATGTCAGTAACGTAATGTTTATCGGGATTGAGTTTGTTGAGGGATTGCCGCCCGGTAATCATGATGTCACGCTGGAATCGCTGAGCTTCAGCGGCGACCTGATCTCGCCGGAGCATTGGTACCTCGGCATCCTGATGCTGTGGATACTGGCTGGCCTGCTGGTCGTGGCGGTGCGGATGGTTCGCCTGAAACAGGAAGGTCAAGAGGCCAAGCAGCGAATCAATGAATTGGCGGTGAGCAATTCCCGCTTGCAAACCGAGAAGTCACGCTTCCAAACCCTCTCGAATCTGGACGCGCTTACGGGTATCTATAACCGTTACGCTATCGACAAAAGCATTGCGCAGTTGCTCGCCGACCCGCGCAAGAATTCCATCGCGCTGATCATCATCGACATCGACCATTTCAAACGCATCAACGACCGACGCGGGCACGATGTGGGCGACAACATCCTCAAGCAATTTACGCTGATTGTGAGCAGCAATATTCGCAGCGACGATATCTTTGGCCGTTGGGGTGGGGAAGAATTTATCCTGATTTGCCCCAAAACCAATATCGATAACGCATTTTATCTGGCGGAAAAAATTCGCAAGATTGTCAGCGATACGATGTTTGAGGAAGAGAAACCGGTGACCATTACTGCCAGTTTCGGCGTCGGCACTATTCAGCAGGATGAAGATTTTGCCTCCGCCTTTAAACGCGTGGACGCCGCTTTGTATAAAGCCAAATCCATCGGCAGAAATTGCACCATCATTGCGGAGACTGAACAGCCTTAA
- a CDS encoding pirin family protein, which produces MSWLPDAEPECVDHAGDVSPVELIIEPKARDLGDFEVRRVLPSGKRQMVGPFIFFDHMGPAHFGVGQGMDVRPHPHIGLATVTYLYSGSILHRDSLGCTQLITPGAINWMTAGRGITHSERSSDQARQQHQVLEGLQLWVALPKEHEEVEPSFVHYPPEDLPELDRDGARIRVLAGRAFGVDSPVKTLSPLVYVDIALHPGKVIKLDVEYTERAIYIVKGEITLAGETYAAGRMLILSANSDVTFRADEETQLVVVGGEPLDGPRIAWWNFVSSSRERIEQAKADWQAGRFAQVPGETEFIPLPER; this is translated from the coding sequence ATGAGCTGGCTCCCCGATGCAGAACCTGAATGTGTGGACCATGCTGGCGATGTGTCGCCGGTGGAATTGATTATTGAGCCCAAGGCGCGCGATCTGGGTGATTTTGAAGTGCGGCGGGTGTTGCCGTCGGGTAAGCGGCAGATGGTGGGGCCGTTTATTTTTTTTGATCATATGGGGCCGGCGCATTTTGGTGTGGGTCAGGGGATGGATGTGCGGCCGCATCCGCATATCGGGTTGGCGACGGTGACCTATTTGTATAGCGGTTCGATTCTGCACCGCGATAGTTTGGGTTGTACGCAGTTGATCACGCCCGGTGCGATTAACTGGATGACGGCGGGTCGGGGGATTACGCATTCGGAGCGCAGTAGTGATCAGGCGCGGCAGCAGCATCAGGTGCTGGAGGGTTTGCAGTTGTGGGTGGCCTTGCCGAAAGAGCATGAGGAGGTTGAGCCGTCGTTTGTGCATTATCCGCCGGAGGATTTGCCGGAGCTGGATCGGGATGGGGCGCGGATTCGGGTGCTGGCGGGGCGGGCGTTTGGTGTGGATTCGCCGGTTAAAACCTTGTCGCCCTTGGTGTATGTGGATATCGCCTTGCATCCGGGCAAGGTAATTAAGCTGGACGTCGAGTACACCGAGCGGGCGATTTATATCGTCAAAGGTGAGATCACCCTGGCGGGTGAAACCTATGCTGCTGGTCGTATGTTGATATTGTCCGCAAACAGTGACGTGACTTTTCGCGCGGATGAAGAGACGCAACTGGTGGTGGTTGGGGGTGAGCCTCTGGATGGTCCGCGTATCGCTTGGTGGAATTTTGTTTCGAGCAGCCGCGAGCGTATTGAACAGGCCAAGGCCGATTGGCAGGCCGGGCGTTTTGCACAGGTGCCTGGCGAAACCGAGTTTATTCCGCTGCCGGAGCGCTAG
- a CDS encoding acyl-CoA dehydrogenase codes for MLLLSLLLILILISVLLYRKVPLPASSAIVVVAWLVLGVLSSAMWSLWLVIPLAAVLLILNVPALRRPILTKPVFEILKKSMPSMSVTEREALEAGTTWWEKDIFSGKPDWNQFAQIGLPQLTTEEQSFLDNEVNELCALLDEWDIHHNHKDLSPEAWQYLKDKGFLGLIIPKEFGGRDFSPYAQSRVMSKIASRSITAAVTAMVPNSLGPGELLMKYGTDEQKHRWLPGLARGEEIPCFGLTGPEAGSDAGSIPDVGIVCKGEFEGKEVIGLRLTFNKRWITLAPVATVVGLAFKLVDPDGLLGDPGKKEYGITCALLPANHPGIEIGQRHNPGSPFMNGPVMGTDVFIPVDWIIGGAPMAGKGWRMLIECLGAGRGVSLPALATASGEMSYRMVGAFARIRRQFNMEVGKFEGVQEATADIAGGAYTLESMRHLVTKGLESGAPAVMTAMAKYHATEIMRRLINHSMDVVAGRAIQLGPRNFLAFPYQSIPVAITVEGANILTRSLMIFGQGAMRCHPYLFEEMQAMQADDLEAFDRLFIHHLGHVFSNLVRTKVLGVTRGHFSEAPANADNFSTRWYQRINILSASLAVTSDFALAILGGNLKRRELLSARLGDVHSQLFIACSILKYHSAHVRTKEEDIHAEYAITLALYKAQEALIDFYENFPVRLVAGALKLATFPTGRIVAKPSDELTRQMGDLIMEDNPVRQHLGTFVYRNMEPDDATGRVESTYQMLLSLGPLWNTFARAQSSGKLTGATLEERLQDAVGKDIIQQEDVVRLLEYDARRFDCLLTDAFDSI; via the coding sequence ATGTTGTTGCTGTCGTTGCTACTTATTCTGATTTTGATCAGTGTCCTCCTGTACCGTAAGGTCCCTTTGCCGGCGTCGTCGGCCATTGTGGTGGTGGCCTGGCTGGTGTTGGGCGTGCTGTCTTCGGCCATGTGGTCGTTGTGGCTGGTGATTCCCCTCGCGGCGGTGCTGCTGATTTTGAACGTGCCCGCCTTGCGCCGGCCGATCCTGACCAAACCGGTATTTGAAATCCTCAAGAAATCCATGCCTTCCATGAGCGTGACCGAGCGCGAAGCGCTGGAAGCGGGCACTACCTGGTGGGAAAAAGACATCTTCAGTGGTAAGCCGGACTGGAATCAATTTGCACAAATCGGCCTGCCGCAATTAACGACAGAAGAACAATCCTTCCTCGATAACGAAGTGAACGAGTTGTGCGCGCTGCTGGACGAGTGGGATATCCACCACAACCACAAAGACCTTTCCCCCGAAGCCTGGCAATACCTGAAAGACAAAGGCTTCCTCGGCCTGATTATCCCCAAGGAATTCGGTGGTCGCGACTTCAGCCCCTACGCGCAAAGCCGCGTAATGAGCAAGATCGCCAGCCGCTCTATCACCGCTGCCGTGACCGCCATGGTGCCTAACTCCCTCGGCCCGGGTGAACTGTTGATGAAGTACGGTACCGACGAACAGAAACACCGTTGGTTGCCCGGTCTGGCACGCGGTGAAGAGATTCCCTGTTTTGGTCTGACCGGCCCGGAAGCCGGTTCCGATGCGGGCTCGATTCCCGATGTGGGTATTGTCTGTAAAGGCGAATTCGAAGGTAAGGAAGTGATTGGCTTGCGCCTGACCTTCAACAAACGCTGGATTACTTTGGCGCCCGTCGCCACCGTGGTCGGTCTGGCGTTCAAGCTGGTGGACCCGGATGGCTTGCTCGGTGACCCCGGCAAGAAAGAATACGGCATCACCTGCGCGCTCTTGCCCGCTAACCACCCCGGTATTGAAATCGGTCAGCGCCACAACCCCGGCTCACCGTTTATGAACGGTCCGGTGATGGGCACTGATGTGTTTATCCCGGTGGATTGGATCATCGGCGGTGCGCCCATGGCCGGTAAAGGCTGGCGGATGCTGATCGAATGCTTGGGCGCTGGTCGCGGCGTGTCCCTGCCGGCACTGGCCACCGCCAGCGGCGAGATGAGCTATCGCATGGTGGGCGCGTTTGCGCGCATTCGTCGCCAGTTCAATATGGAAGTCGGCAAGTTCGAGGGCGTTCAGGAAGCCACGGCGGATATTGCGGGCGGTGCTTACACCCTGGAATCCATGCGCCATCTGGTTACCAAAGGTCTGGAGTCTGGCGCGCCGGCGGTGATGACCGCCATGGCCAAATACCACGCTACGGAGATCATGCGTCGTTTGATCAACCACAGCATGGACGTGGTTGCCGGTCGCGCGATCCAGCTTGGCCCACGTAACTTCCTCGCATTTCCCTACCAGAGCATTCCCGTGGCGATTACTGTGGAAGGAGCCAACATCCTGACCCGTTCGTTGATGATCTTTGGTCAGGGCGCGATGCGCTGCCATCCTTACCTGTTCGAAGAAATGCAGGCCATGCAGGCGGATGATCTGGAAGCCTTTGATCGTCTGTTTATCCATCACCTGGGCCATGTGTTCAGCAACCTGGTGCGCACCAAAGTGCTGGGTGTTACCCGTGGTCATTTCAGTGAGGCGCCGGCCAATGCCGATAACTTCAGCACTCGCTGGTATCAGCGTATCAATATCCTCAGCGCTTCGTTGGCGGTAACCTCGGATTTCGCGCTGGCAATCCTCGGCGGCAACCTGAAGCGTCGTGAGTTGTTGTCGGCGCGTCTGGGTGATGTGCACAGCCAGCTGTTTATCGCCTGTTCGATCCTCAAGTATCACTCCGCCCACGTGCGCACGAAGGAGGAGGATATCCACGCGGAATACGCGATTACCCTGGCGCTGTATAAAGCCCAGGAAGCGCTGATCGATTTCTATGAGAACTTCCCGGTGCGTCTTGTGGCGGGTGCATTGAAACTGGCGACTTTCCCCACCGGGCGCATTGTGGCCAAGCCCAGTGATGAGCTGACCCGTCAGATGGGCGACCTGATCATGGAAGATAATCCTGTGCGTCAGCATCTGGGTACGTTTGTGTATCGCAATATGGAGCCGGATGATGCGACGGGTCGGGTGGAGAGTACGTATCAGATGTTGCTGTCGCTTGGCCCATTGTGGAATACCTTTGCGCGTGCCCAGAGTAGTGGGAAGTTGACGGGTGCGACCTTGGAGGAGCGGTTACAGGATGCGGTGGGTAAGGATATTATTCAGCAGGAGGATGTGGTGCGCTTGCTGGAGTATGACGCGCGTCGGTTTGATTGTTTGCTGACGGATGCGTTTGATTCGATTTAA
- a CDS encoding class GN sortase: MTRRYLSNRIAGGNSRAVGADQPGSCGNPDLTGDLLGRRRRVLRPLPEACTPEACTRVTPRRQSRRVVSLISALLILILAWQWGNAGWILVKAQLAQWLIAQAWDNSQTPGHEPLAQRENPLTPDIKPWPWADTHPVARLRMPNEGVDLFVLEGAQGNSLAFGPGHLQGTALPGDGISVIGGHRDTHFRFLKDIKPGDDLYMQTRDGRQLTYRIEQRQVVDSRHTPLQLPDYPASGLVLVTCYPFDVIDPNGPLRLVVWAREVRDADLLPAQQPYPEQPATMGTLSFSL; the protein is encoded by the coding sequence ATGACTAGACGCTACCTCAGCAACAGGATTGCTGGCGGCAACAGCCGGGCAGTGGGAGCGGATCAACCGGGCTCATGCGGGAATCCTGATTTAACGGGCGATTTACTGGGCAGGCGCCGTCGGGTATTGCGGCCGCTGCCCGAGGCTTGCACCCCCGAGGCTTGCACCAGAGTGACACCCCGTCGGCAATCCCGCCGTGTGGTGTCATTGATTAGCGCACTCTTGATACTCATATTGGCCTGGCAATGGGGTAATGCCGGCTGGATTCTGGTAAAAGCCCAACTGGCGCAATGGCTGATCGCCCAGGCATGGGACAACAGTCAGACGCCCGGACACGAGCCTTTAGCACAGCGAGAAAATCCGTTAACACCGGACATCAAACCCTGGCCCTGGGCCGACACTCATCCGGTCGCCCGCCTGCGGATGCCGAATGAAGGCGTGGATCTGTTTGTGCTTGAAGGCGCCCAGGGCAACTCCCTCGCCTTCGGCCCCGGTCATCTGCAAGGTACGGCCTTGCCGGGCGACGGCATCAGCGTGATCGGCGGCCACCGCGATACCCATTTCCGTTTCCTCAAAGACATAAAACCCGGCGACGACCTGTATATGCAAACCCGCGACGGCCGCCAGCTCACCTATCGCATCGAACAGCGCCAGGTGGTGGATTCCCGCCATACACCACTGCAACTACCGGATTACCCCGCCTCCGGTCTGGTGCTGGTGACCTGCTATCCCTTCGACGTGATTGATCCCAACGGACCTTTGCGGCTGGTGGTGTGGGCAAGGGAGGTGAGAGACGCCGACCTGCTGCCCGCACAGCAGCCTTACCCTGAGCAGCCCGCAACCATGGGCACATTAAGCTTTTCACTTTAA